The Dioscorea cayenensis subsp. rotundata cultivar TDr96_F1 chromosome 7, TDr96_F1_v2_PseudoChromosome.rev07_lg8_w22 25.fasta, whole genome shotgun sequence genome includes a region encoding these proteins:
- the LOC120265560 gene encoding transcription factor bHLH149-like produces MAISNPEAETAKERRRKRGSALEQTQASSSQWRTETEQKIYSSKLLEALRRLRHPESPSPSPSPPKSRAVREAADRALAVAARGRTRWSRAILSSRAILLKARKRRSRDPTRSKRTGSGTGPTGSVHKTPVLQSKAKVLGRLVPGCRKLSFSNLLEEASDYIAALEMQVRAMSALTQILTGVGSGSGSGSGSAAGAILEVHDDH; encoded by the coding sequence ATGGCGATCTCGAATCCCGAAGCTGAGACGGCGAAAGAGAGGCGGCGGAAGCGAGGATCGGCGTTGGAACAAACCCAAGCATCATCATCGCAATGGAGGACTGAAACCGAGCAGAAGATATACTCCTCCAAGCTTCTCGAAGCCCTTCGCCGGCTCCGCCACCCAGAATCTccctctccatctccatctccgcCGAAGAGCCGCGCGGTGCGCGAGGCCGCGGATCGAGCCCTAGCCGTCGCCGCTCGAGGTCGGACGCGTTGGAGTCGTGCCATTCTCTCTAGCCGCGCGATCCTTCTTAAAGCCCGGAAACGCCGGTCCAGAGACCCGACCCGGTCGAAGCGAACCGGATCGGGAACTGGACCGACCGGTTCGGTTCACAAAACCCCGGTTCTTCAAAGCAAGGCGAAGGTTCTAGGCCGTCTAGTCCCTGGTTGCCGCAAACTCTCCTTCTCGAACCTTCTAGAAGAAGCCTCCGACTACATCGCCGCCTTAGAGATGCAAGTCCGAGCCATGAGCGCGCTCACCCAGATCCTCACAGGTGTCGGTTCCGGCTCCGGCTCCGGCTCCGGCTCAGCCGCCGGCGCGATACTCGAGGTCCACGATGACCACTAG